From a single Larimichthys crocea isolate SSNF chromosome XIII, L_crocea_2.0, whole genome shotgun sequence genomic region:
- the rps19 gene encoding small ribosomal subunit protein eS19 codes for MPGVTVKDVNQQEFVRALAAFLKKSGKLKVPDWVDLVKLGKHKELAPSDENWFYIRAASTVRHLYLRGGAGVGSMTKIYGSRQRNGVCPAHYSVGSKNVARKVLQALELLKMIEKDPNGGRRLTSQGTRDLDRIAGQVAAASKKTV; via the exons atGCCGGGTGTCACAGTAAAAGACGTCAACCAGCAGGAGTTTGTCCGTGCCCTGGCTGCCTTCCTGAAGAA GTCAGGAAAGCTGAAGGTGCCCGACTGGGTGGACCTTGTCAAGCTGGGTAAGCACAAGGAGCTGGCCCCCAGTGATGAGAACTGGTTTTACATCAGAGCTG CATCCACAGTCCGCCACCTCTACCTCCGTGGAGGTGCTGGTGTTGGATCCATGACCAAGATCTATGGAAGTCGCCAGAGGAACGGCGTGTGCCCTGCCCACTACAGCGTAGGATCCAAGAACGTGGCTCGTAAGGTGCTCCAGGCCCTCGAGCTGCTCAAGATGATTGAGAAGGATCCCAATGG TGGTCGCAGACTAACCTCCCAGGGAACCAGAGACCTGGATAGAATTGCTGGCCAG gttGCAGCTGCCAGCAAGAAAACCGTTTAA
- the LOC113747440 gene encoding adenosine receptor A1, producing MEIMWLYSLCECIISACVIVVSVRLCLAVSRSGAVSDVQVMTQGARTKAGSVSCCLQLCLGWVGAVGGAVTVPVTVLLNLRTPQCLYTCITLVCCPMLVRQFTMFLLMLLTLDAHLQLHLADRYSSVITRQRALCVVLLCWVASVLSSFAQFIGLDALDVWRRDGSDPGTAGHGLHGNWTTSLPNTTPLAPKYHHDRKVIGKYLPYGGFLSKFYMEDNHNFTYAEIHSSHWGVCAPDTILSPQFLVYVHGMMEFILPLVCLLAIYLDLLCIKPRKTHFSNTDPPKNDSCQARSLALSLSLLVLLCLPLHIIHALALFTPSTPLPAWAHAVALFLFQLYSIVPQILFTPPKKKEEAQTPFPLSVPHLPPAVAVPSRGKSVRMALCEAVQASPWSSAKHSLKAKVCPEV from the exons ATGGAGATCATGTGGCTGTACTCCCTGTGTGAATGCATTATATCTGCATGTGTAATTGTGGTGAGTGTGAGGTTGTGTCTGGCCGTCAGCCGTAGTGGTGCAGTATCTGATGTGCAGGTGATGACCCAGGGTGCACGGACCAAAGCTGGGAGTGTCTCATGCTGTCTGCAGCTGTGCCTGGGTTGGGTGGGGGCTGTAGGTGGTGCAGTCACGGTTCCTGTGACTGTGCTACTCAACCTGCGAACCCCACAGTGTCTGTACACCTGCATTACCTTGGTGTGTTGCCCCATGCTGGTCAGGCAGTTTACCATGTTCTTGTTAATGCTGCTTACACTGGACGCCCACCTGCAGCTTCACTTGGCAGACAG ATACTCCTCAGTGATCACCCGTCAACGAGCTCTGTGTGTAGTTCTGCTGTGCTGGGTGGcctctgtcctgtcctcctTCGCCCAGTTTATCGGCTTGGATGCTCTCGACGTCTGGAGAAGAGATGGGTCTGATCCAGGCACAGCTGGCCATGGGCTCCATGGCAACTGGACAACCTCTTTACCCAATACCACTCCACTGGCCCCTAAGTACCACCATGACCGCAAGGTCATTGGAAAGTACCTTCCATATGGAGGCTTCCTGTCAAAGTTTTATATGGAGGACAACCACAACTTCACCTACGCTGAGATTCACAGCAGCCACTGGGGAGTGTGTGCCCCTGACACCATTCTCAGTCCCCAGTTCCTGGTCTATGTCCATGGGATGATGGAGTTCATACTCCCCTTGGTTTGCCTTCTGGCCATTTACCTTGACCTGCTATGCATTAAACCCAGGAAGACTCATTTTAGTAACACAGACCCCCCTAAAAATGACTCCTGCCAGGCCCGTTCCTTGGCTTTGTCCCTCTCCCTTTTAGTTCTGCTGTGCCTGCCGCTCCACATTATCCATGCACTCGCGCTTTTCACCCCCAGTACCCCGCTTCCTGCCTGGGCTCATGCAGTTGCGCTGTTCCTCTTCCAGCTGTACAGCATTGTGCCCCAGATCCTCTTCACTCCTCctaagaaaaaagaggaagcgCAGACAccctttcctctgtctgttCCCCACCTTCCACCTGCAGTAGCTGTACCGTCCAGAGGAAAATCTGTCCGCATGGCCCTGTGTGAGGCAGTGCAGGCATCTCCATGGTCTTCAGCCAAACACTCCCTTAAAGCAAAAGTGTGTCCAGAGGTCTGA
- the cadm4 gene encoding cell adhesion molecule 4 isoform X2, whose product MAFATVWNYCIPLSIITVACLVRTARCQAVQAENVTVLEGGTAQISCRLQNYDGSIVVIQNPRRQTLFFNGTRALKDDRFQMVLFTPRLVRITLTNVSVSDEGGYFCQLYTDATHHQVATLSVSVPPETPTVEVKQDAVEGGEVELTCVSPRSKPAATLRWMRSGREIPGVVSQQDNGKTFSVSSTIRIPVERKDNGAALSCEAFHPALSGQKRIRHYRLDVHFAPTVRIVPPTGILREGDSLTLTCSVSGNPLPRTIQWSKINDTLPERSEISGPTFQISRLSQSHNGTYLCQAQNNYGRAADHYTLLVYDNVSVTTTVPPTPTTQPITSHSTTPTLLTPSFAPDPEDPGAVVETHSAVPYAVIGGVLALLVFTVICVLIVTIWCSVRQKGSYLTHEASGLDEHGEVQEAFLNGNDASQGKKEYLL is encoded by the exons cccgTTGTCAGGCAGTGCAGGCGGAGAATGTGACAGTTTTGGAGGGAGGTACGGCCCAGATCTCCTGCCGCCTGCAGAACTACGATGGATCTATCGTGGTCATCCAGAATCCTCGTCGGCAGACGCTTTTCTTCAACGGCACACGAG CCTTGAAGGACGACCGTTTCCAGATGGTGCTCTTCACGCCACGGCTGGTGCGCATCACATTGACCAACGTCAGTGTGTCAGATGAGGGTGGCTACTTCTGCCAGCTCTACACTGATGCCACGCACCACCAGGTGGCGACGCTGTCTGTTTCGGTGCCCCCCGAGACGCCCACGGTGGAGGTGAAACAGGATGCCGTGGAGGGAGGCGAGGTGGAGCTCACCTGTGTCTCGCCACGCAGCAAGCCGGCCGCAACCCTGCGTTGGATGCGCAGTGGCCGGGAGATACCAG GTGTTGTATCCCAGCAAGACAACGGGAAGACATTCAGCGTATCCAGCACCATCAGGATCCCAGTAGAAAGGAAAGACAACGGGGCGGCGCTGAGCTGTGAGGCGTTCCACCCAGCACTGAGTGGGCAGAAGAGGATTCGACACTACCGCCTGGATGTGCATT tTGCACCCACAGTGAGAATTGTTCCTCCTACTGGCATTTTGAGAGAGGGCGACTCACTCACTCTGACTTGCTCCGTCTCTGGGAACCCCCT GCCGAGGACCATTCAGTGGTCCAAGATTAACGACACCTTACCTGAGAGGTCAGAGATTTCTGGCCCCACCTTTCAGATTTCCCGTCTTAGCCAATCACACAACGGGACATACTTGTGCCAGGCCCAGAACAACTATGGACGTGCTGCCGATCATTACACCCTATTGGTGTATG ataATGTGTCAGTCACTACCACGGTCCCTCCCACTCCTACCACCCAACCAATCACCTCCCATTCCACCACCCCAACCCTCCTAACACCCAGCTTCGCCCCGGACCCagaag ATCCCGGTGCAGTGGTGGAGACTCACAGTGCAGTACCATATGCAGTGATAGGTGGCGTTCTGGCACTTCTGGTTTTCACCGTCATCTGTGTCCTCATTGTCACCATCTGGTGCTCCGTCCGACAGAAAG GTTCCTATCTTACCCATGAGGCCAGCGGGTTGGATGAACATGGTGAGGTGCAGGAGGCCTTCCTCAATGGGAACGACGCCAGCCAGGGCAAGAAGGAGTACCTACTGTAG
- the cadm4 gene encoding cell adhesion molecule 4 isoform X1, with protein sequence MRPVRSSVLCRLLPAPFSLALRSLVLVLLCITPRCQAVQAENVTVLEGGTAQISCRLQNYDGSIVVIQNPRRQTLFFNGTRALKDDRFQMVLFTPRLVRITLTNVSVSDEGGYFCQLYTDATHHQVATLSVSVPPETPTVEVKQDAVEGGEVELTCVSPRSKPAATLRWMRSGREIPGVVSQQDNGKTFSVSSTIRIPVERKDNGAALSCEAFHPALSGQKRIRHYRLDVHFAPTVRIVPPTGILREGDSLTLTCSVSGNPLPRTIQWSKINDTLPERSEISGPTFQISRLSQSHNGTYLCQAQNNYGRAADHYTLLVYDNVSVTTTVPPTPTTQPITSHSTTPTLLTPSFAPDPEDPGAVVETHSAVPYAVIGGVLALLVFTVICVLIVTIWCSVRQKGSYLTHEASGLDEHGEVQEAFLNGNDASQGKKEYLL encoded by the exons cccgTTGTCAGGCAGTGCAGGCGGAGAATGTGACAGTTTTGGAGGGAGGTACGGCCCAGATCTCCTGCCGCCTGCAGAACTACGATGGATCTATCGTGGTCATCCAGAATCCTCGTCGGCAGACGCTTTTCTTCAACGGCACACGAG CCTTGAAGGACGACCGTTTCCAGATGGTGCTCTTCACGCCACGGCTGGTGCGCATCACATTGACCAACGTCAGTGTGTCAGATGAGGGTGGCTACTTCTGCCAGCTCTACACTGATGCCACGCACCACCAGGTGGCGACGCTGTCTGTTTCGGTGCCCCCCGAGACGCCCACGGTGGAGGTGAAACAGGATGCCGTGGAGGGAGGCGAGGTGGAGCTCACCTGTGTCTCGCCACGCAGCAAGCCGGCCGCAACCCTGCGTTGGATGCGCAGTGGCCGGGAGATACCAG GTGTTGTATCCCAGCAAGACAACGGGAAGACATTCAGCGTATCCAGCACCATCAGGATCCCAGTAGAAAGGAAAGACAACGGGGCGGCGCTGAGCTGTGAGGCGTTCCACCCAGCACTGAGTGGGCAGAAGAGGATTCGACACTACCGCCTGGATGTGCATT tTGCACCCACAGTGAGAATTGTTCCTCCTACTGGCATTTTGAGAGAGGGCGACTCACTCACTCTGACTTGCTCCGTCTCTGGGAACCCCCT GCCGAGGACCATTCAGTGGTCCAAGATTAACGACACCTTACCTGAGAGGTCAGAGATTTCTGGCCCCACCTTTCAGATTTCCCGTCTTAGCCAATCACACAACGGGACATACTTGTGCCAGGCCCAGAACAACTATGGACGTGCTGCCGATCATTACACCCTATTGGTGTATG ataATGTGTCAGTCACTACCACGGTCCCTCCCACTCCTACCACCCAACCAATCACCTCCCATTCCACCACCCCAACCCTCCTAACACCCAGCTTCGCCCCGGACCCagaag ATCCCGGTGCAGTGGTGGAGACTCACAGTGCAGTACCATATGCAGTGATAGGTGGCGTTCTGGCACTTCTGGTTTTCACCGTCATCTGTGTCCTCATTGTCACCATCTGGTGCTCCGTCCGACAGAAAG GTTCCTATCTTACCCATGAGGCCAGCGGGTTGGATGAACATGGTGAGGTGCAGGAGGCCTTCCTCAATGGGAACGACGCCAGCCAGGGCAAGAAGGAGTACCTACTGTAG
- the cadm4 gene encoding cell adhesion molecule 4 isoform X4, translating to MRPVRSSVLCRLLPAPFSLALRSLVLVLLCITPRCQAVQAENVTVLEGGTAQISCRLQNYDGSIVVIQNPRRQTLFFNGTRALKDDRFQMVLFTPRLVRITLTNVSVSDEGGYFCQLYTDATHHQVATLSVSVPPETPTVEVKQDAVEGGEVELTCVSPRSKPAATLRWMRSGREIPGVVSQQDNGKTFSVSSTIRIPVERKDNGAALSCEAFHPALSGQKRIRHYRLDVHFAPTVRIVPPTGILREGDSLTLTCSVSGNPLPRTIQWSKINDTLPERSEISGPTFQISRLSQSHNGTYLCQAQNNYGRAADHYTLLVYDPGAVVETHSAVPYAVIGGVLALLVFTVICVLIVTIWCSVRQKGSYLTHEASGLDEHGEVQEAFLNGNDASQGKKEYLL from the exons cccgTTGTCAGGCAGTGCAGGCGGAGAATGTGACAGTTTTGGAGGGAGGTACGGCCCAGATCTCCTGCCGCCTGCAGAACTACGATGGATCTATCGTGGTCATCCAGAATCCTCGTCGGCAGACGCTTTTCTTCAACGGCACACGAG CCTTGAAGGACGACCGTTTCCAGATGGTGCTCTTCACGCCACGGCTGGTGCGCATCACATTGACCAACGTCAGTGTGTCAGATGAGGGTGGCTACTTCTGCCAGCTCTACACTGATGCCACGCACCACCAGGTGGCGACGCTGTCTGTTTCGGTGCCCCCCGAGACGCCCACGGTGGAGGTGAAACAGGATGCCGTGGAGGGAGGCGAGGTGGAGCTCACCTGTGTCTCGCCACGCAGCAAGCCGGCCGCAACCCTGCGTTGGATGCGCAGTGGCCGGGAGATACCAG GTGTTGTATCCCAGCAAGACAACGGGAAGACATTCAGCGTATCCAGCACCATCAGGATCCCAGTAGAAAGGAAAGACAACGGGGCGGCGCTGAGCTGTGAGGCGTTCCACCCAGCACTGAGTGGGCAGAAGAGGATTCGACACTACCGCCTGGATGTGCATT tTGCACCCACAGTGAGAATTGTTCCTCCTACTGGCATTTTGAGAGAGGGCGACTCACTCACTCTGACTTGCTCCGTCTCTGGGAACCCCCT GCCGAGGACCATTCAGTGGTCCAAGATTAACGACACCTTACCTGAGAGGTCAGAGATTTCTGGCCCCACCTTTCAGATTTCCCGTCTTAGCCAATCACACAACGGGACATACTTGTGCCAGGCCCAGAACAACTATGGACGTGCTGCCGATCATTACACCCTATTGGTGTATG ATCCCGGTGCAGTGGTGGAGACTCACAGTGCAGTACCATATGCAGTGATAGGTGGCGTTCTGGCACTTCTGGTTTTCACCGTCATCTGTGTCCTCATTGTCACCATCTGGTGCTCCGTCCGACAGAAAG GTTCCTATCTTACCCATGAGGCCAGCGGGTTGGATGAACATGGTGAGGTGCAGGAGGCCTTCCTCAATGGGAACGACGCCAGCCAGGGCAAGAAGGAGTACCTACTGTAG
- the cadm4 gene encoding cell adhesion molecule 4 isoform X3 — protein MRPVRSSVLCRLLPAPFSLALRSLVLVLLCITPRCQAVQAENVTVLEGGTAQISCRLQNYDGSIVVIQNPRRQTLFFNGTRALKDDRFQMVLFTPRLVRITLTNVSVSDEGGYFCQLYTDATHHQVATLSVSVPPETPTVEVKQDAVEGGEVELTCVSPRSKPAATLRWMRSGREIPGVVSQQDNGKTFSVSSTIRIPVERKDNGAALSCEAFHPALSGQKRIRHYRLDVHFAPTVRIVPPTGILREGDSLTLTCSVSGNPLPRTIQWSKINDTLPERSEISGPTFQISRLSQSHNGTYLCQAQNNYGRAADHYTLLVYDNVSVTTTVPPTPTTQPITSHSTTPTLLTPSFAPDPEDPGAVVETHSAVPYAVIGGVLALLVFTVICVLIVTIWCSVRQKGSYRTREPILAWY, from the exons cccgTTGTCAGGCAGTGCAGGCGGAGAATGTGACAGTTTTGGAGGGAGGTACGGCCCAGATCTCCTGCCGCCTGCAGAACTACGATGGATCTATCGTGGTCATCCAGAATCCTCGTCGGCAGACGCTTTTCTTCAACGGCACACGAG CCTTGAAGGACGACCGTTTCCAGATGGTGCTCTTCACGCCACGGCTGGTGCGCATCACATTGACCAACGTCAGTGTGTCAGATGAGGGTGGCTACTTCTGCCAGCTCTACACTGATGCCACGCACCACCAGGTGGCGACGCTGTCTGTTTCGGTGCCCCCCGAGACGCCCACGGTGGAGGTGAAACAGGATGCCGTGGAGGGAGGCGAGGTGGAGCTCACCTGTGTCTCGCCACGCAGCAAGCCGGCCGCAACCCTGCGTTGGATGCGCAGTGGCCGGGAGATACCAG GTGTTGTATCCCAGCAAGACAACGGGAAGACATTCAGCGTATCCAGCACCATCAGGATCCCAGTAGAAAGGAAAGACAACGGGGCGGCGCTGAGCTGTGAGGCGTTCCACCCAGCACTGAGTGGGCAGAAGAGGATTCGACACTACCGCCTGGATGTGCATT tTGCACCCACAGTGAGAATTGTTCCTCCTACTGGCATTTTGAGAGAGGGCGACTCACTCACTCTGACTTGCTCCGTCTCTGGGAACCCCCT GCCGAGGACCATTCAGTGGTCCAAGATTAACGACACCTTACCTGAGAGGTCAGAGATTTCTGGCCCCACCTTTCAGATTTCCCGTCTTAGCCAATCACACAACGGGACATACTTGTGCCAGGCCCAGAACAACTATGGACGTGCTGCCGATCATTACACCCTATTGGTGTATG ataATGTGTCAGTCACTACCACGGTCCCTCCCACTCCTACCACCCAACCAATCACCTCCCATTCCACCACCCCAACCCTCCTAACACCCAGCTTCGCCCCGGACCCagaag ATCCCGGTGCAGTGGTGGAGACTCACAGTGCAGTACCATATGCAGTGATAGGTGGCGTTCTGGCACTTCTGGTTTTCACCGTCATCTGTGTCCTCATTGTCACCATCTGGTGCTCCGTCCGACAGAAAG GCTCGTACCGTACCCGAGAGCCTATTCTTGCTTGGTATTGA